The Staphylococcus sp. KG4-3 genome has a window encoding:
- a CDS encoding competence protein ComK, with the protein MSNLTKILYFKTAIGPEILTICQFTTHQFIYPSPINQTINYILEKYQRSHKVQLEQSKRILKIKKLVPIYIDYQTTIFPVKPQRSPIQYYINACTINGLKSKGSSTIIYFDNGTFITVDAPYIFIYKKWQESLTLSHLLR; encoded by the coding sequence ATGTCTAATCTAACTAAAATATTATATTTCAAAACTGCAATAGGACCAGAAATACTTACAATATGCCAATTCACTACACATCAATTTATATATCCATCTCCAATTAATCAAACTATTAACTACATTTTAGAAAAGTATCAACGTTCACATAAAGTACAGCTAGAACAGTCTAAACGAATATTAAAGATTAAGAAGTTAGTACCTATTTATATCGATTATCAAACAACAATATTCCCTGTAAAACCCCAACGTTCCCCTATACAATATTATATCAATGCTTGTACTATTAACGGCTTAAAATCCAAAGGTTCATCCACAATCATTTATTTTGATAATGGTACATTTATCACTGTAGACGCCCCATATATTTTTATATATAAAAAATGGCAAGAAAGTTTAACACTTTCTCACCTTTTAAGATAG
- a CDS encoding pentapeptide repeat-containing protein gives MKIQQPNINGYLEKKDLTEVFDEVDDLIELAEISNSSLEEKVLDRLLIYGSTIKDCSFANADLGRADFTDVVFENCDFSNSQMDYGTIHRVTFKNCRMTGTLFKNMRLSHITFEEVKANFINLVESKIDAFRINTSDLENAEFHNTLLKNVEFLNSNLNHMSIYQTSLKSCDISKSFFGHITVGKDDLIGCKVSSEQAIQIAKLIGIVVVD, from the coding sequence ATGAAGATACAGCAACCTAATATTAATGGTTATTTAGAAAAGAAGGATTTAACAGAAGTATTTGATGAAGTCGATGATTTAATAGAATTGGCAGAAATATCCAATTCATCACTGGAAGAAAAAGTATTAGATAGGTTGTTAATATATGGATCAACAATCAAAGATTGTAGTTTTGCTAATGCAGATCTAGGGCGTGCTGATTTTACAGATGTTGTATTTGAAAACTGTGATTTTTCTAATTCTCAGATGGATTATGGAACGATTCATAGGGTTACTTTTAAAAATTGTAGAATGACAGGAACATTATTCAAAAACATGAGATTAAGTCATATTACATTTGAAGAAGTAAAAGCAAATTTTATAAATTTAGTAGAATCGAAAATTGATGCATTTAGAATCAATACAAGTGATCTAGAAAATGCTGAATTTCATAATACATTGCTTAAAAATGTGGAATTTTTAAACTCTAATCTAAATCATATGTCAATCTATCAAACGTCATTAAAAAGTTGTGATATAAGTAAATCATTTTTTGGACATATCACTGTTGGAAAAGATGATTTAATAGGGTGTAAAGTATCGAGTGAACAAGCTATTCAAATTGCTAAGTTAATTGGCATCGTTGTCGTTGACTAA
- a CDS encoding transaldolase — translation MAKLNVEVFADGADIEEMKAAYKNKQVDGFTTNPSLMAKAGVTDYKAFAEEAVREIPDASISFEVFADDLETMAKEAEILKQYGSNVFVKIPVVNTKGESTISLIKKLSAENVRLNVTAVYTLDQVKEITDAVTEGVPTYVSVFAGRIADTGVDPIPMMKEAAEITHSKDGVKLLWASCREVINVIQADEVGADIITCPADVVKKVNNNLGRDINELSVDTVKGFAKDIQSSGLSIL, via the coding sequence ATGGCAAAATTAAATGTTGAAGTATTTGCAGATGGTGCAGATATTGAAGAAATGAAAGCAGCTTATAAAAATAAACAGGTTGATGGTTTTACTACTAACCCAAGTTTAATGGCAAAAGCAGGGGTAACTGATTATAAAGCTTTCGCTGAAGAAGCTGTTCGCGAGATTCCTGATGCTTCTATCTCATTTGAAGTATTTGCAGATGATTTAGAAACTATGGCAAAAGAAGCTGAAATTTTAAAACAATATGGTAGTAATGTATTTGTTAAAATTCCAGTTGTAAACACAAAAGGTGAATCAACTATTTCTCTAATTAAAAAATTATCAGCAGAAAATGTACGTTTAAACGTAACTGCTGTTTATACTTTAGATCAAGTTAAAGAAATTACAGATGCTGTAACTGAAGGCGTTCCAACTTATGTATCAGTATTTGCTGGCCGTATTGCAGATACAGGAGTTGACCCAATCCCTATGATGAAAGAAGCTGCTGAAATTACTCACAGTAAAGACGGCGTGAAATTATTATGGGCTAGTTGTCGTGAAGTAATTAATGTTATACAAGCTGATGAAGTTGGCGCTGATATTATCACATGTCCAGCAGATGTTGTTAAAAAAGTAAACAACAATCTTGGTCGTGACATTAATGAGCTATCAGTTGATACAGTTAAAGGGTTCGCAAAAGATATCCAAAGCTCAGGCTTATCAATTCTTTAA
- the crcB gene encoding fluoride efflux transporter CrcB: MQYLYIFVGGAVGALLRYLFSFMNVNSTFPTGTFIANILGAFLMGFLGTLAIQYYKNNPLLKKGITTGLLGAMTTFSTFQFELIHLVEQQEYLAVAIYAISSYVLGIFLCYIGVRLGARSS; this comes from the coding sequence ATGCAATATTTATATATTTTTGTAGGAGGCGCTGTCGGTGCACTACTTAGATACTTATTTTCATTTATGAATGTTAATTCAACATTTCCTACTGGTACATTTATCGCTAATATTTTAGGCGCTTTTTTAATGGGTTTTCTAGGGACGCTAGCTATACAATATTACAAGAATAATCCACTTTTAAAAAAAGGTATTACTACAGGTTTGCTGGGCGCAATGACTACCTTTTCAACATTTCAATTTGAGCTTATACATTTAGTTGAGCAACAAGAATATCTAGCTGTTGCTATTTACGCAATCAGTAGTTATGTTTTAGGAATTTTCTTATGCTATATCGGCGTTAGATTGGGGGCGCGTAGCTCATGA
- a CDS encoding CrcB family protein: MINCLLIMLGGGIGAVIRGFITNFCNRKFNSILPVATPFVNIVGSFLIGFLLGTLFKLDWIEPFVIVGILGGLTTFSTLSSELVQLLMTKKKIIYFIVYSVLQYGVSFLACLLGYIL, from the coding sequence ATGATTAACTGTTTATTAATCATGTTAGGTGGTGGCATAGGGGCAGTCATCCGTGGTTTTATTACTAATTTTTGTAATCGTAAATTCAATAGTATATTACCTGTTGCAACACCTTTCGTTAACATAGTTGGGAGCTTTCTCATTGGTTTCCTATTAGGCACATTGTTTAAGTTAGATTGGATTGAGCCCTTTGTAATCGTTGGTATATTAGGTGGGCTTACTACCTTTTCTACTTTATCATCTGAACTCGTCCAACTATTAATGACTAAAAAGAAAATTATTTATTTCATTGTTTATTCTGTACTCCAATACGGCGTTTCCTTTTTAGCTTGTTTATTAGGTTACATACTTTAA
- a CDS encoding aldo/keto reductase translates to MENITFYNGNEMPIVGLGTFRVENNDECAASVKHAIENGYTHIDTAMIYENEDKVGQGIAEGLASTGLKRSDLFITSKLWLDDYGRQNVADAYETSLNKLGLDYLDLYLMHWPGTDEALMIDTWQGMEDLYKNDKVKNIGVSNFNIEHLEALLAQVSIKPVINQVEFHPYLLQSSLNRYLGVQNIHMESWSPLMNAQILEDETVNAVANEVGKTPAQVIIRWNIEHGVVVIPKSVTPSRIEENINVFDFALTAAQIEKLDNLNEERRIGPDPAKYSGH, encoded by the coding sequence TTGGAAAATATTACATTTTATAATGGGAATGAAATGCCGATTGTTGGATTGGGCACATTTCGTGTAGAGAATAATGATGAATGTGCAGCATCAGTAAAACATGCAATTGAAAATGGTTATACACATATCGACACAGCAATGATTTATGAAAATGAAGATAAAGTAGGTCAAGGTATTGCTGAAGGATTAGCTTCAACAGGATTAAAAAGAAGTGATTTATTCATTACTTCTAAATTATGGCTTGATGATTACGGTCGTCAAAATGTCGCTGATGCATATGAAACAAGTTTAAACAAATTAGGTTTAGACTATTTGGATTTATATCTAATGCACTGGCCTGGAACTGATGAAGCACTGATGATTGATACTTGGCAGGGTATGGAAGACCTTTATAAAAATGATAAAGTGAAAAATATTGGTGTAAGTAACTTTAATATTGAACATTTAGAAGCATTATTAGCACAAGTTTCAATTAAACCAGTAATAAATCAAGTAGAATTCCACCCATATTTATTACAATCATCTTTAAATAGATATCTGGGAGTTCAAAATATTCATATGGAGTCATGGTCACCATTAATGAATGCACAAATTTTGGAAGATGAAACAGTAAATGCGGTAGCAAATGAAGTGGGCAAAACACCGGCTCAAGTAATCATTAGATGGAACATTGAACATGGTGTTGTAGTAATACCAAAATCGGTCACTCCTTCTAGAATAGAAGAGAATATTAATGTATTTGATTTTGCTTTAACAGCTGCACAAATAGAAAAATTAGATAACCTCAATGAAGAACGTAGAATTGGACCAGATCCTGCAAAATACAGTGGTCATTAA